The Stigmatella aurantiaca DW4/3-1 genome contains the following window.
CATCGCTCTGGCTGCAGGCAATGGTCATTCATTGGCGCTGCGCACCGATGGGACGGTGTGGGGTTGGGGGGCCAACAGTTTCGGTCAACTGGGGGATGGCACCACCACCCCCCGGTCAACGCCGACGCAGGTGCCTGGACTGACGAACGTCATCGCCTTGAACGCAGGTGCTTTCTATACCGTGGCGCTGCGCAGCGAGCGATCCGTCTGGGAGTGGGGTTCCAAAAGTGCCGGTCAGCTGGGGGACGGGACGGTCACTCAGAAGACCACACCGGTGCAGGTGTCCGGGTTGACGGACGTCACCGCCTTGGCCGCAGGCAACGCCCATGCATTGGCGCTGCGCACCGATCGCACTGTTTGGGCTTGGGGAGGGAATCAACGTGGGCAGATTGGAGATGGCACTGCGTCGATCATGCCTGCCCCGGTCAATGTCTCGTTTCCTTGAGGATTCCGGCAGGTGGACGACTCCCTCGGAGGGCTGCGGAGTTCACGGCGGAAATGCCGGGAAAGAGAAGTTCTCGTTGTTCCTGGTGTGCCGTATTCGATTGGATCGTCGCGATGAGTGCCTTGGCCTCGGAGAGGAGTTTGCGCGTGTTCATGCCCATCCTTTCTGGTGAAAGCGCAGGGCCATAGTCCAAAAAGGACATGGTGTCTCAAAGCTGTGATGGCGACAGTGGTCGGTGGCCTGACCATGTACGCGATCTTGCTCGCCCTTCCCGAACCTGTGAGCAAGGGCGCGGCTGTGCCCCTGACTCTGGGGGCTGTGGCTTAAAGCTCCTAACAAAAATAAGGTTTGAGGGGCACCCCTTTCAAGGTGTCTATAAACCAAGAGAAAGCAGGAAATGAGCGCCCTGCGCGCGCCCGAGGGAATAGAGGACTGCTGCGGCGAATCAAGGAGGCCTCTGCGACTGGAGAGGTGTGATGGCCTTCGATGCAATCCTTGAGCGGTTCGTGAAAAACAGCCCGGTCAGTGTCATGGCCCGGCTGGTGCTGCAGCGTGCCGTCAGCGCGGAGTGGATGGACTCACTGTTCGAGGCGCATCGGAAGAGGCAGTACACCCGGGAGTTGCTGTTCTCCACCGTGGTGGAGTTGATGTCCGTGGTGGCCATGGGGCTGCGACCCTCGCTGCATGCGGCCGCCAAGGCCACAGAGGGAGGCACCTCGATCGCTGCGCTCTACGAGAAGGTGAATCGAATGGAGCCGGACTTGGTGCGAGCTCTGGTCCGTGGCAGCGCCCAACGACTGGAGCCTGTAGTCCAGCCGCTGAGGACAGGGGAGAAGCCCTGGGCAGAGGGCTATCGCGTCCGAGTCATGGACGGCAATCATCTGCCTGCCAGCGAGAAAAGGCTCAAGCCGCTGCGTGAGTTTCGAGGCGCCGCCCTGCCCGGACACTCGCTGGTAGTGTACGCCCCGGAGCAGGGCTTGGTGGTGGACGTGGTGCCGTGTGAGGACGCACACGCTCAGGAGCGGACGCTGGTGGCTGCTGTGCTGGAGCACGCCCAGCAGGGCGACTTGTGGATAGCCGATAGGAACTTCTCCACGACTCGGATTGTCTTTGGCCTGGAGGACAGGCACGCCGCCTTCATCATCCGAGAGCATGGACGCACGCCCAGCCCTACAGAGGTGGGGAAGCGAAAGAGGGTGGGCCGTGTGGAAACGGGCGTTGTCTTCGAGCAACCCGTCCAGGTGGAGGACGACGGTGGGCGCCTGCTCACGCTGCGTCGCATCGAACTTCAGCTGGATGAGCCCACCGAGGAGGGGGAGCCCCTCATTCGTCTGCTCACCAACGCTCCCAAAGAAAAGCTCTCCGCCGAGAAGGTAGCGTGTTTGTACCGCAAACGGTGGAGCATCGAAGGCATGTTTCAGAGCTTGGAGTCTGCGCTCCATAGTGAGGTGCGGACGCTGGGTCATCCACGAGCGGCGCTGCTCGCATTCGGGACTGCCGTGGTGGCCTACAACATCCTGGCGGTCATCCAGGCGGCAGTCGAGGCAGCGCACCCCGAGGCCAAGGCCGAGGGCATTGAACTTTCCCCCTTCTTCGTTGCTACCGAAGTGCAGGCCACCTATGGCGGGAGGATGATTGCTGTGGGGGATGACGTTTGGACCGCCTTCGACGAGCAGTCTCCTCTCCAACTCAGTCGAACCCTCATCCGCATTGCGCAGCACGCTCAGCCCAAGCGTCTGCGCAAGCACCCGCGGGGGCCCAAAAAGAAAACGAAGAAGGGCTACGTCTCAGGACGCACTGCACGTCAGCACGTCGCCACGGCTCGAGTCCTCGCCTCCGGGCGCATTGATTCAACATCTTGAAAGGGGTGGGTTTGAGGGGTGGAATCAGGAATGGACGGACGGGAGGGCCATGAGCACCTGAGCCTCGCGGCTCGCGACCTCGTACCGGACACGTTGTGGGAGCCAGTGGACCCTCTGCTGCCAGTGGCCAAGAAGAAGGAGTTTGGGTGAGGCCTGCCTCGGGCAAGCCCAGCGGGGTGCGTGGGTCAGCCGAGAGCGCCTCGGGTGGGGAGCCGCCCGTGGGCGTCCGTTGGCTCAAACCTGTAGGACAAGCAGACAGGTTGGGGCCCTTCTCCTGCGACAGCCTCGCCGAGGCGTCCTCATCCTCCGGGGTGGGGTGAGCGGGGGCTGTGTCTGTGCAGAGAGGGAGACGTGACGACCCCCTTGGCGCCTGCGGAGGTGGGAGGTGGGCGAGCAGGTGCGCATCGCTGGCCTGGAGCAGGGCTGGCCGTTCCCGGCGCAGTGGCTGTGCGTCCTTGGCGGCCAGCGCACAGAGCGCCCACTGATGAGTGGCCTGCGCATTCAGGTGCGGCCTCAGCCGACGGGCCAGTCCCCGGTCCGCGCGCTCCAGGGATTGCAGCAGCAGCCCCTGGCCGGGACGGTCCACCGCGCGGGCTGCCTGCCTCAGCAACTCGAACTCCCACTGCGC
Protein-coding sequences here:
- a CDS encoding IS4 family transposase; translated protein: MARLVLQRAVSAEWMDSLFEAHRKRQYTRELLFSTVVELMSVVAMGLRPSLHAAAKATEGGTSIAALYEKVNRMEPDLVRALVRGSAQRLEPVVQPLRTGEKPWAEGYRVRVMDGNHLPASEKRLKPLREFRGAALPGHSLVVYAPEQGLVVDVVPCEDAHAQERTLVAAVLEHAQQGDLWIADRNFSTTRIVFGLEDRHAAFIIREHGRTPSPTEVGKRKRVGRVETGVVFEQPVQVEDDGGRLLTLRRIELQLDEPTEEGEPLIRLLTNAPKEKLSAEKVACLYRKRWSIEGMFQSLESALHSEVRTLGHPRAALLAFGTAVVAYNILAVIQAAVEAAHPEAKAEGIELSPFFVATEVQATYGGRMIAVGDDVWTAFDEQSPLQLSRTLIRIAQHAQPKRLRKHPRGPKKKTKKGYVSGRTARQHVATARVLASGRIDSTS